The proteins below are encoded in one region of Caulobacter henricii:
- a CDS encoding C40 family peptidase gives MSAPDRRLTLIRDGLADIRLEGRVAAERFAATQSMQASAPIASIRKAPAPDAEQEDQLAFGERFDVLFEVDGFAFGQAGRDGYVGYVPSDALSAPVLTASHAVSALRTYAFSAPDIKSAIVGLYSLGALVTVEACEGRFARAARSGWFIADHLTPVGRGEDDYVAVAQRFLGAPYQWGGRESLGLDCSALVQQALAACNRACPRDTDLQRDFFRPVEASERRRGDLVFWKGHVAILLDPDTILHANAHHMAVAIEPLTEAVARIEAAGVGAPLGYRRP, from the coding sequence ATGAGCGCGCCGGATCGCCGCCTGACCTTGATCCGCGACGGCCTGGCCGACATCCGGCTGGAGGGCCGGGTCGCGGCCGAGCGCTTTGCAGCGACCCAGTCCATGCAGGCCAGTGCGCCCATTGCCTCGATCCGCAAGGCCCCGGCCCCCGACGCCGAGCAGGAAGACCAACTGGCCTTCGGTGAGCGCTTCGACGTGCTGTTCGAGGTCGACGGCTTCGCCTTCGGCCAGGCGGGGCGCGACGGCTATGTCGGCTATGTGCCCAGTGACGCCCTTTCGGCCCCGGTCCTGACCGCCAGCCATGCCGTCTCGGCGCTGCGCACCTATGCTTTCAGTGCTCCGGACATCAAGTCGGCCATTGTCGGGCTCTACAGCCTGGGGGCCCTGGTGACGGTTGAGGCCTGTGAGGGGCGGTTTGCCCGGGCGGCGCGCTCGGGCTGGTTCATCGCCGACCATCTGACGCCCGTCGGCCGGGGTGAAGACGACTATGTCGCCGTGGCCCAGAGGTTCCTTGGCGCGCCCTACCAATGGGGCGGGCGCGAATCGCTCGGGCTGGACTGCTCTGCCCTGGTCCAGCAGGCCCTGGCGGCCTGTAACCGGGCCTGTCCGCGCGATACCGATCTGCAGAGGGACTTTTTCCGCCCGGTCGAGGCCTCAGAGCGTCGGCGCGGGGATCTGGTGTTCTGGAAGGGGCACGTCGCCATCCTGCTGGATCCGGACACCATCCTGCATGCCAATGCCCACCACATGGCCGTGGCGATCGAGCCCCTGACCGAGGCCGTGGCCCGTATCGAGGCCGCAGGGGTCGGAGCGCCGCTCGGCTACCGGCGACCCTGA